The genomic stretch AAAGGAGGCTCAGACCATTGGATGTTCCAATCCAAAGATTTCCGCTGTTGTCCCGCAACACACACCGTATCTCATTGCTTGGTAATCCGTCTTTTGTGGTAAAAACTGCAAACTTGTCATCGACAAATTGGTTCAGCCCCCCGCCAGGTGTTCCAATCCAGAGACTCCCGTCGCGATCTTGAAAGATTGGCCATACGATGTCATGGGATAACCCGTCTTTTCTCGTATAGGCCGTGAACTTACCGCCTTCGAAACGATTTAAGCCCCCACCATGTGTTCCAATCCAAAGAGTCTCCTGGTTATCTTGAAAAACTGATCTGACAATGTTGTGTGACAGGCCGTCTGCTGTTGTATAGGTAACAAACTTGCCATCTGTCAGGCGATTTAAGCCGCCACCGTTCGTTCCAATCCAGAGGCTTCCTTCGCGGTCTTCATATATGCACCATATGACATCGTTGGATAATCCTTGTTTGGTTGTGTAGGTTGTCCATTTCCCGTTGCGAAAGCGGTTTAACCCGCCACCGCCTGTTCCTATCCAGAGGTTCCCATTGCGATCTTCATAGATGCGCCAGATGACATCGTTGGATAATTCCTGTTTGGTCGTGTAAGTTGTCCATTTGCCATCACGGAGCTGGCTAAGCCCCTGGCCTGTTCCAACCCATAAGTTTCCGGCGCGATCTTCGATGATCGATCGCACAATGTTGTTCGACAATCCTTGTTCGGTCGTGTAGACGTACCATTCACCATCATGCAGCCGAATCAGTCCATGGTTCGTTCCAACCCATAGGTCACCAGCACGGTCCTCGTAGACGGACCGCGTAGAATCATCCGGGAGCCCATCTTTCGTCGTGTAGGTCCTCCATTTGCCGTTGTGCAATTGATTCAGCCCGCGTTCGGTCGTGACCCATAGATCTCCTTTTCGATCCTGAACTACTTCATTCACGACATCGCTGGAAAGCCCTTCCTTTGTGGTAAAGCTGGACCACTTGCCATCTTTCATCCGACTCAGGCCGCCTCCAATAGTTCCAACCCACAAATTTCCTTCGCGGTCCTCGTAAAGACTTCGGATCCAATTGTTCCTTATTTCTGGCGTGTTGTTTTGATCAAACACTGTGAACCGTACGCCGTCGAAACGGACAACTCCTTCCTCTGTACCGAGCCAAAGGTAGCCGTCTCGTGTTTGCACGATCGCAGTAACACCGCTTTGAGGCAAACCATCTTCGATTTGCCAAACATTATGAACATACTGTGTGATGGCTTTGTTTGGATCCAGAGCGAAGCCATGGATGCCCGGATAAAGCAGAATGATCCCAAGAAACGTGATCCATTTTTGCCCACGCGTGGTACTCATGTGAATCTATCTTTTCAGTTCGCAGTAGAGCCACGCCTTGATCATTCTCCACTCGCGCTGAACAGTGGAAGGAGAGATTCCCATGACCTCAACAATCTCTTCATTCTTGAGACCGCCAAAAAAGCGGAGTTCAACCATTTGGCTTTTACGTGGGTCCCTTTTCGCCAGTGTTTTTAGAGCTTCATCGAGCTCGATCACATCGTAATTCTGCTTCTGAGGCGAGTGAATCATTTCGTTCAGCGTGACCTTCAAGCGTCCGCCGCCACGTTTCGCTGCGCGATGAGCCAGAGCATGGTTCACCAAAATCTGCCGCATGATCTTGGCGGCGACACCAAAGAAGTGGCTCCGGTTCTGCCACTGCACTTTTTGTTGATCAATGAGACGTAGATATGCTTCATGGATCAGCGCTGTCGGCTGCAGCGTATGGTCAGGTCGCTCATGGC from bacterium encodes the following:
- a CDS encoding ECF-type sigma factor; its protein translation is HERPDHTLQPTALIHEAYLRLIDQQKVQWQNRSHFFGVAAKIMRQILVNHALAHRAAKRGGGRLKVTLNEMIHSPQKQNYDVIELDEALKTLAKRDPRKSQMVELRFFGGLKNEEIVEVMGISPSTVQREWRMIKAWLYCELKR